From a single Wenzhouxiangella sp. XN24 genomic region:
- a CDS encoding NAD-dependent deacylase, which translates to MASADLPAGLLDALRQAGRVVFLTGAGVSAESGVPTFRDALTGLWARFRPEELATPEAFRRNPQLVWDWYRERRRQVAAVAPNPAHCAIATLQARLPHTLLVTQNVDGLHQRAGSVDAVEFHGNLFTNRCRGCGHTAPQGDPQLAAPPPCPECGELMGPGVVWFGEAIPGEALERAWRGASEADIVLAIGTSGLVTPAASLPEVARQGGALVVEVNLQPTPLSAQADFVVTGPAAQSLPAIVAVL; encoded by the coding sequence GTGGCGTCCGCCGATCTGCCGGCCGGCCTGCTGGATGCGCTCCGCCAGGCCGGCCGCGTCGTGTTCCTCACCGGCGCGGGCGTTTCCGCCGAGAGCGGCGTGCCCACCTTCCGCGACGCCCTGACCGGCCTGTGGGCCCGCTTCCGGCCGGAGGAACTTGCGACGCCCGAAGCCTTTCGTCGCAACCCGCAGCTGGTCTGGGACTGGTACCGGGAACGCCGCCGCCAGGTCGCCGCGGTGGCGCCGAACCCGGCGCATTGTGCGATCGCCACGCTCCAGGCGCGACTCCCCCACACCCTGCTCGTGACCCAGAACGTGGACGGCCTGCACCAGCGCGCGGGCAGCGTCGACGCCGTGGAGTTCCACGGCAATCTCTTCACCAACCGGTGTCGGGGCTGCGGCCATACAGCGCCGCAGGGAGACCCGCAACTGGCGGCGCCGCCGCCCTGCCCGGAGTGCGGCGAACTGATGGGGCCGGGCGTGGTGTGGTTCGGCGAGGCCATCCCCGGCGAGGCCCTGGAGCGGGCCTGGCGTGGCGCGAGCGAGGCGGACATCGTTCTTGCCATTGGCACCTCCGGCCTCGTCACGCCCGCCGCCTCACTGCCCGAAGTGGCGCGCCAGGGTGGCGCGCTGGTCGTGGAGGTCAATCTGCAGCCCACGCCGCTCAGCGCGCAGGCGGATTTCGTCGTCACGGGCCCGGCCGCCCAAAGCCTACCCGCAATCGTGGCGGTCTTGTGA
- a CDS encoding Nramp family divalent metal transporter: MERDRPHPAGSTLRKALGPGLLMAAAAVGVSHLVQSTRAGAEYGLLLLPVVLLACLLKYPFLEFGPRYAAATSENLLVGYRRLGRWALWLFGLVTVGTMFIVLAVVTLVTAGLAGLLLGIDASPLQISVGVLALCIALLALGNYRGLDLAMKLLVCLLTVSTLLALLLALGKTPDWSGLSGLDRLPDLGTAAGIAFLLALVGWMPIPVEAAAWSSLWTRERAAQTGHAPSLAEALLDFRLGYLGTVVLAVAFVMLGALLMHASGLQFADSAVGFSGQLVELYASGLGDWSRPLITIAALSTMFSTTLAVADAYPRVLAAIVDAGRGGDSRTASAAGGRLGYLCSLGLVSAGALLVLMFAGEGFTRLIDFATTLSFVAAPLIAWITLRAVTASHVPPEARPGPALLTLAWLGLGSGALFSLAWIGWRLAT; this comes from the coding sequence ATGGAACGAGATCGCCCGCATCCGGCGGGCTCCACACTGCGCAAGGCGCTCGGGCCGGGCCTGCTCATGGCCGCCGCGGCGGTGGGCGTATCCCACCTGGTGCAGTCGACCCGGGCCGGTGCGGAGTACGGCCTGCTGCTGCTGCCGGTCGTGCTGCTCGCCTGCCTGCTGAAGTACCCTTTTCTCGAGTTCGGCCCGCGTTACGCGGCGGCCACGAGCGAGAACCTCCTGGTCGGATACCGGCGCCTCGGCAGGTGGGCGCTCTGGCTTTTCGGCCTGGTCACCGTCGGCACCATGTTCATCGTGCTGGCCGTCGTGACGCTCGTGACCGCGGGCCTCGCGGGACTGTTGCTCGGTATCGACGCCTCGCCGCTGCAGATCTCGGTCGGTGTGCTCGCTCTCTGCATCGCGCTGCTGGCGCTCGGCAACTACCGCGGACTCGACCTGGCGATGAAGTTGCTCGTGTGCCTGCTGACGGTATCGACACTGCTGGCGCTGCTCCTCGCCCTCGGCAAGACACCCGACTGGAGCGGCCTCAGTGGCCTCGATCGCCTGCCCGACCTGGGCACGGCCGCGGGCATCGCCTTTTTGCTTGCCCTGGTCGGCTGGATGCCGATCCCTGTCGAGGCGGCTGCCTGGAGTTCGTTGTGGACGCGCGAGCGCGCCGCCCAGACGGGGCATGCGCCGAGCCTCGCCGAGGCCTTGCTGGATTTTCGCCTGGGCTATCTCGGCACGGTCGTGCTGGCCGTCGCCTTCGTCATGCTCGGCGCCCTGCTCATGCACGCCAGCGGCCTGCAGTTCGCCGACTCTGCGGTCGGCTTCTCCGGCCAGCTGGTGGAGTTGTACGCGAGCGGCCTCGGCGACTGGAGCCGGCCCCTGATCACCATCGCGGCCCTGAGCACGATGTTCAGCACCACCCTCGCCGTCGCCGACGCCTACCCGCGCGTGCTAGCGGCCATCGTGGACGCGGGCCGAGGCGGCGACAGCCGCACTGCAAGTGCTGCAGGCGGGCGACTGGGGTACCTGTGCTCGCTGGGGCTCGTCAGCGCAGGCGCCCTGCTGGTGCTCATGTTCGCGGGCGAAGGATTCACCCGCCTCATCGACTTCGCCACCACGCTGTCATTCGTGGCCGCGCCGCTGATCGCATGGATCACCCTGCGCGCAGTCACGGCGTCACACGTGCCGCCGGAGGCGCGGCCGGGACCTGCACTGCTCACGCTGGCATGGCTCGGCCTGGGGTCCGGCGCGCTGTTCTCGCTGGCGTGGATCGGATGGCGACTGGCGACGTGA
- a CDS encoding alpha/beta hydrolase, with protein MALAASAAFAQDPAEPLAWRDLPGPVDLVCPFRGEIDYEPGEIECGFITVPENRSDPDSRLIRIHFVRIAATGDPDAGDDLDAEKAANAAAGADKEIRDDPVIYLTGGPGVGVGPYVARLREHELVKYRDLYILEQRGIGASGDFCPHFSDTNRAALWTESLYEAEVETGERMRACFRAAAAAGIDLSGYNTIENARDVRALREALGLEQWNVWGISYGSHLGQMLLREDPEGVRAIVLDAIVPNDLGDLMRIGRWANLVLENIVSTCDGASACDDLEARFDAALERAKADPVIVETDQLELFPEGKVRFGGEILAFAPFVMMYEQDEHPAIPAVMDTLITAVETRDMTVFDLLAAGGAGGVTAGVPMSEGMANAIRCNDGYYAAAARVAASDLEENPRFRDLVFTPEGAAYQAQVCEEEGLGPRNREAYALVVSGLPALIVNGGWDPVTPPAMALVIAPGFSNGRYIEVPYAGHGPTRSMSACAGGVLTAFFDNPDPAGLDASCLEQGVERPDYLDLFETRAIRTAGIMAADEPKTLAGPGAWAGASLLVLLVAFFAYPLSWLGRAIDRTPAHDRVVQAFGARWFAWFAALSGLGFAALMGWAGYQASEISKFALLAGLAPLAAMASWLSVVAGLLGLLAIVQVWRARSAGPGLRIGTLAGATLTGVAALSLAAFAFAWDLAPL; from the coding sequence ATGGCCCTGGCCGCTTCCGCGGCTTTCGCGCAGGACCCCGCCGAACCGCTTGCCTGGCGCGACCTGCCCGGGCCGGTCGACCTCGTCTGTCCGTTCCGTGGCGAGATCGATTACGAACCCGGTGAAATCGAATGCGGTTTCATCACCGTGCCGGAAAATCGCTCCGATCCGGACAGTCGCCTGATCCGGATTCACTTCGTCAGGATTGCGGCGACCGGGGACCCGGACGCGGGAGACGACCTGGACGCGGAAAAGGCCGCGAACGCGGCAGCGGGTGCGGACAAGGAAATTCGCGACGACCCGGTGATCTATCTCACCGGCGGCCCCGGCGTCGGCGTGGGGCCCTACGTGGCGCGACTGCGCGAGCATGAGCTGGTCAAGTATCGCGATCTCTACATTCTCGAACAGCGCGGCATCGGCGCGAGTGGAGATTTCTGTCCCCATTTCAGCGACACGAACCGCGCGGCGCTGTGGACCGAGAGCCTTTACGAGGCCGAGGTCGAGACGGGCGAACGCATGCGGGCCTGCTTCCGGGCCGCGGCGGCGGCGGGTATCGACCTGTCCGGCTACAACACCATCGAGAACGCCCGTGACGTGCGGGCGCTGCGCGAGGCGCTGGGCCTGGAACAGTGGAACGTCTGGGGTATTTCCTACGGCTCACACCTGGGCCAGATGCTGCTGCGCGAGGATCCCGAAGGCGTGCGCGCCATCGTGCTCGACGCCATCGTGCCGAACGATCTCGGTGATCTCATGCGGATCGGCCGCTGGGCCAACCTCGTGCTGGAGAACATCGTTTCCACTTGCGACGGCGCATCGGCCTGCGACGACCTGGAAGCGCGTTTCGACGCGGCGCTCGAGCGGGCCAAGGCCGACCCCGTGATCGTGGAGACTGATCAGCTCGAGCTGTTTCCCGAAGGAAAGGTTCGCTTCGGCGGCGAGATCCTCGCTTTCGCGCCTTTTGTCATGATGTACGAGCAGGACGAGCATCCAGCCATTCCCGCCGTCATGGATACGCTCATCACCGCGGTCGAGACACGCGACATGACCGTTTTCGACCTGCTCGCCGCGGGCGGCGCCGGCGGCGTGACGGCGGGCGTTCCAATGTCCGAGGGCATGGCGAACGCGATCCGGTGCAATGACGGCTACTACGCGGCGGCAGCCCGGGTGGCGGCCAGCGACCTGGAAGAAAACCCGCGCTTCCGGGACCTGGTGTTCACGCCGGAAGGGGCCGCCTACCAGGCCCAGGTCTGCGAGGAAGAAGGCCTGGGTCCGCGCAATCGAGAGGCCTATGCACTCGTCGTGTCCGGCCTTCCCGCGCTGATCGTCAACGGCGGCTGGGACCCGGTGACCCCGCCCGCGATGGCGCTCGTCATCGCGCCCGGGTTTTCCAACGGCCGCTATATCGAAGTCCCCTATGCCGGGCATGGCCCGACCCGCTCGATGAGCGCGTGCGCCGGCGGCGTACTGACCGCCTTTTTCGATAACCCTGATCCCGCCGGGCTCGACGCCTCCTGTCTCGAGCAAGGCGTGGAACGACCGGACTATCTCGATCTTTTCGAGACCCGCGCGATTCGTACTGCGGGCATCATGGCGGCTGACGAGCCGAAGACGCTGGCCGGTCCCGGGGCCTGGGCGGGTGCCTCGCTGCTCGTGCTCCTGGTCGCGTTTTTCGCCTACCCGCTGAGTTGGCTCGGCCGCGCGATCGACCGGACGCCGGCTCACGATCGGGTCGTGCAGGCCTTCGGCGCGCGTTGGTTCGCCTGGTTCGCAGCGCTGAGCGGGCTCGGGTTCGCCGCACTGATGGGTTGGGCCGGCTACCAGGCCAGCGAGATTTCGAAGTTTGCGCTGCTCGCGGGGCTCGCCCCGCTCGCGGCCATGGCGTCCTGGCTGAGCGTGGTGGCCGGGTTGCTCGGCCTGCTGGCCATCGTCCAGGTGTGGCGGGCGCGTTCAGCCGGGCCCGGGTTACGTATCGGCACGCTGGCCGGCGCAACGCTGACCGGTGTTGCCGCACTGTCGCTGGCCGCGTTCGCCTTCGCCTGGGACCTGGCGCCGCTTTAG
- a CDS encoding tetratricopeptide repeat protein: MSDGVERSGVGELFAELKRRRVIRVIVLYAIGGWVVIEVASTVLPNLNLPDWSVTLVTALVVLGFLLAVSLAWAFDLGPGGVHRTPPKSAAEPAEPPSSAVAAAPVAKPPPAARPEDARKSIAVLPFMNMSGSAENEYFSDGIAEEILNLLVKLPQLRVASRTSSFIFKGKSVGIPEVAATLGVSTVLEGSVRRAGDRVRITAQLIDAATDSHLWSETYDRELKDVFQIEDDIAQSIVDALQMTLTPKERRAIQVVSTSDAKAYDYYLRGRSYMYTMTRRDYECAVQMFEQAILLDDKYALAYAGIGDAYSHLYRYAEATQENVRKAVEASEKAVALDPDSAEARASHGLAMFISDDYEAAEREFSRAIELNPNLWEPYYYFGLAWSSKGEFEKAIEMYKKAMEVNPADYQAPIFIAQSYASLGRKHDEMKARLASLEQIQRHLDMNPHDTRALYVGANQFANVGEFAKAQELAERALGRDQEEPVVLYNVACFYAMKGDTERAMELLERAVRNGWGDKAWLETDPDLDSLREDTRFIAMMAQIH; the protein is encoded by the coding sequence ATGAGTGACGGTGTCGAAAGATCGGGCGTGGGCGAGCTGTTTGCGGAGCTGAAACGTCGGCGCGTCATCAGGGTCATCGTCCTCTATGCGATCGGCGGCTGGGTGGTCATCGAGGTCGCGTCGACCGTCCTTCCCAACCTCAATCTCCCGGACTGGTCCGTCACGCTCGTGACCGCCCTGGTGGTGCTCGGTTTCCTGCTCGCCGTTTCGCTGGCCTGGGCATTCGACCTGGGGCCCGGCGGGGTGCACCGCACGCCGCCGAAGAGCGCTGCAGAACCCGCCGAACCCCCTTCATCCGCGGTTGCCGCCGCACCCGTGGCGAAGCCACCGCCGGCCGCCCGCCCTGAGGACGCGAGAAAGTCGATTGCGGTGCTGCCGTTCATGAACATGAGCGGCAGCGCGGAGAACGAGTATTTCAGCGACGGCATCGCCGAGGAGATCCTCAACCTGCTGGTGAAGCTGCCGCAATTGCGGGTCGCCTCGCGCACCTCCTCGTTCATTTTCAAGGGTAAGTCCGTGGGGATTCCCGAAGTGGCGGCGACGCTCGGTGTCAGCACGGTGCTCGAAGGCAGTGTCCGCCGCGCCGGCGACCGCGTCCGCATCACGGCGCAGCTCATCGATGCGGCCACCGATTCGCACCTCTGGTCGGAGACCTACGATCGCGAACTGAAAGACGTCTTCCAGATCGAGGACGACATCGCCCAGAGTATCGTCGATGCGCTGCAGATGACGTTGACGCCGAAAGAAAGGCGCGCGATCCAGGTGGTCTCGACCTCGGACGCCAAGGCCTACGACTATTACCTTCGCGGGCGCAGCTACATGTACACCATGACGCGCCGGGACTACGAGTGCGCGGTGCAGATGTTCGAGCAGGCGATCCTGCTCGACGACAAGTACGCGCTGGCCTATGCCGGCATCGGCGATGCGTATTCCCACTTGTACCGCTACGCCGAGGCGACGCAGGAGAACGTGCGCAAGGCGGTGGAGGCGAGCGAGAAAGCCGTCGCGCTGGATCCGGACTCCGCGGAAGCGCGCGCCTCGCACGGCCTGGCCATGTTCATCAGCGACGACTACGAGGCGGCGGAGCGCGAATTCAGCCGGGCGATCGAGCTCAATCCGAACCTGTGGGAGCCGTACTACTACTTCGGGCTCGCCTGGTCGTCCAAGGGCGAGTTCGAGAAAGCCATCGAGATGTACAAGAAGGCCATGGAAGTGAACCCGGCCGACTACCAGGCGCCGATCTTCATCGCCCAGAGCTATGCCTCCCTCGGCCGCAAGCACGACGAGATGAAGGCCCGGTTGGCCTCGCTGGAACAGATCCAGCGACACCTGGACATGAATCCTCACGACACCCGGGCGCTTTATGTCGGCGCCAACCAGTTCGCCAACGTAGGCGAATTCGCCAAGGCGCAGGAGCTTGCCGAGCGCGCCCTCGGGCGCGACCAGGAGGAGCCGGTCGTGCTTTACAACGTGGCGTGTTTCTATGCCATGAAAGGGGATACCGAGCGCGCCATGGAACTCCTGGAGCGCGCCGTCCGGAACGGCTGGGGCGACAAGGCCTGGCTGGAGACCGACCCCGACCTCGACTCGCTGCGCGAGGACACTCGCTTCATCGCCATGATGGCGCAGATCCACTAG
- a CDS encoding SprT family zinc-dependent metalloprotease, with protein sequence MSAAAAPGQLALFGAQAAVVVRRSARARRLSLRVYPHGLVEVVAPQRIAERSIRRFVTEQQAWIERARRELGVSTEAGGVEPPAEIRLPAVGELWQVTYRDGARRLRSTADAGGGCIRLSGPADPCWRVQALRRWVQQRGRLVLAAWLADVARETGLSYRNITVRRQRSRWGSCSANHDISLNCALLFLDPALVRHVLVHELAHTRHLNHGPAFWRLVARLAPDFETAERELRDAWRRVPPWLNHDPL encoded by the coding sequence TTGAGCGCGGCGGCGGCCCCCGGCCAGCTGGCCTTGTTCGGTGCACAGGCCGCGGTGGTCGTGCGCAGGAGCGCGCGGGCCCGGCGGCTTTCGCTACGCGTCTATCCGCACGGCCTGGTCGAGGTGGTGGCGCCGCAACGCATCGCCGAGCGCAGCATCCGCCGCTTCGTCACCGAACAGCAAGCGTGGATCGAACGGGCCCGCCGGGAGCTGGGTGTCTCGACCGAAGCGGGCGGCGTGGAGCCGCCCGCCGAGATCCGGCTGCCCGCGGTGGGCGAGCTCTGGCAAGTGACGTATCGTGATGGCGCCAGGAGGCTGCGATCGACCGCCGATGCCGGCGGCGGATGCATCCGGCTGAGCGGTCCGGCCGATCCCTGCTGGCGCGTCCAGGCGCTGCGTCGCTGGGTGCAACAACGGGGCCGGCTGGTCCTCGCCGCGTGGCTCGCCGACGTGGCACGGGAGACCGGCCTGAGCTATCGCAATATCACCGTGCGCAGGCAGCGCTCGCGCTGGGGCAGCTGCTCGGCAAACCACGACATCAGCCTGAACTGCGCGCTGCTGTTCCTGGACCCGGCGCTGGTTCGTCATGTGCTGGTGCACGAGCTGGCGCACACCCGCCACCTGAATCACGGCCCGGCATTCTGGCGGCTCGTGGCACGCCTGGCGCCGGACTTCGAGACCGCGGAACGCGAATTGCGTGACGCATGGCGGCGCGTTCCGCCCTGGCTGAACCACGATCCGCTGTAA
- a CDS encoding NADPH-dependent 2,4-dienoyl-CoA reductase: MTHYPQLLAPLDLGFVTLPNRVLMGSMHTGLEDRAANYPKLAAYLAERAAGGAGLIVTGGIAPNIAGWVAPFAGKLSARREVPRHRLVTEAVHAAGGRVCMQILHAGRYAYHPLAVAPSPLKSPISPFKPRGLSARGVEAQIRAFARSAALAREAGYDGVEIMGSEGYLINEFIAARTNRRDDAWGGDFERRCRFPIEIVRRVREAVGPDFIIIYRLSALDLVDGGSDWEEVVKLGQAVAAAGATLVNTGIGWHEARIPTIATLVPRGAFSWVTARLRAALPVPVIATNRINTPEVAEGILARGEADMVSMARPFLADAEFVRKAAEGRADEINTCIACNQACLDHTFAGKRSSCLVNPRACHETELVIRPAERPLKVAVVGAGPAGLAAATTAAERGHVVTLFEAAEEIGGQFQMARRIPGKAEFSETLRYFRRRLEVTGVEVRLGEAVTADALAERGFDRVIVATGVVPRTPPIPGIDGPQVLSYIDVLLGRREVGRRVAIIGAGGIGFDVATFLSHPHDGDEPVAEYNSEWGIDPAVRAGVEGVEPRPDGTGREIWLLQRKQGKPGRGLGKTTGWAHRLGLQRRGVHMVPGVTYLGVEPAGLRVRIGDEERLLEVDNIVVCAGQESLRVLAADLESRGVPADVVGGALEAAELDAKRAIDQATRLAAAL; this comes from the coding sequence ATGACGCATTATCCGCAGTTGCTGGCGCCGCTCGACCTCGGCTTCGTCACCTTGCCCAACCGGGTGCTGATGGGGTCGATGCACACGGGCCTCGAGGATCGGGCCGCGAACTACCCGAAACTGGCGGCGTACCTGGCGGAGCGCGCGGCCGGCGGAGCCGGCCTGATCGTGACCGGTGGCATCGCGCCGAACATTGCGGGCTGGGTGGCGCCGTTCGCCGGCAAGCTTTCCGCGCGTCGCGAGGTGCCGCGCCACCGCCTCGTGACGGAGGCCGTGCATGCGGCGGGCGGGCGCGTCTGCATGCAGATCCTGCATGCGGGGCGTTATGCCTACCATCCGCTGGCCGTCGCACCGTCCCCGCTCAAGTCGCCGATTTCGCCGTTCAAGCCCCGCGGCCTCAGTGCGCGCGGCGTCGAGGCGCAGATCCGCGCGTTCGCGCGCAGCGCGGCGCTGGCGCGCGAGGCCGGTTACGACGGCGTCGAGATCATGGGCTCCGAAGGTTACCTCATCAACGAGTTCATCGCGGCCCGCACCAACCGGCGCGACGACGCCTGGGGCGGAGACTTCGAGCGCCGCTGCCGCTTCCCCATCGAGATCGTCCGCCGGGTGCGCGAAGCCGTCGGGCCCGACTTCATCATCATCTACCGGCTCTCCGCCCTCGACCTCGTGGACGGCGGGAGCGACTGGGAGGAGGTCGTGAAGCTCGGCCAGGCCGTTGCCGCGGCAGGTGCGACGCTGGTGAACACGGGGATCGGCTGGCACGAAGCGCGCATCCCCACCATCGCCACCCTCGTGCCGCGCGGGGCGTTCTCCTGGGTCACGGCGCGGCTGCGCGCGGCGCTGCCCGTACCCGTGATCGCCACCAACCGTATCAACACGCCGGAGGTGGCGGAGGGGATCCTCGCGCGCGGCGAGGCCGACATGGTGAGCATGGCGCGCCCCTTCCTCGCGGATGCCGAGTTCGTCCGCAAGGCCGCGGAGGGCCGCGCCGACGAGATCAACACCTGTATCGCCTGCAACCAGGCCTGTCTCGATCACACCTTTGCCGGCAAGCGCTCCAGTTGCCTGGTCAACCCCCGCGCCTGCCACGAGACCGAACTCGTGATCCGACCCGCCGAGCGCCCGCTCAAGGTCGCCGTCGTCGGCGCCGGTCCGGCCGGCCTTGCGGCCGCGACCACGGCCGCCGAGCGCGGCCACGTCGTGACGCTGTTCGAAGCGGCGGAGGAGATCGGCGGGCAGTTCCAGATGGCGCGCCGCATCCCCGGCAAGGCGGAGTTCTCCGAGACTCTCAGGTATTTTCGCCGGCGCCTCGAGGTGACCGGTGTCGAGGTGCGGCTCGGCGAGGCCGTGACGGCGGATGCGCTGGCCGAACGCGGCTTCGATCGCGTGATCGTGGCCACCGGGGTCGTGCCGCGGACGCCACCGATTCCCGGCATCGACGGGCCCCAGGTGTTGTCGTACATCGACGTGCTGCTGGGCCGGCGCGAGGTGGGCCGGCGCGTCGCCATCATCGGGGCCGGCGGCATCGGCTTCGATGTCGCGACTTTCCTGTCGCATCCGCATGACGGCGACGAACCGGTGGCGGAATACAACTCGGAATGGGGCATCGATCCTGCGGTGCGCGCCGGCGTGGAAGGTGTCGAGCCGCGCCCCGACGGCACCGGACGGGAGATCTGGCTGCTGCAACGCAAGCAGGGCAAGCCGGGCCGCGGGCTCGGGAAGACGACCGGCTGGGCACATCGGCTCGGCCTGCAGCGCCGCGGGGTCCACATGGTCCCGGGCGTCACCTACCTGGGCGTGGAACCGGCGGGCTTGCGCGTGCGCATCGGGGACGAGGAACGCCTCCTCGAGGTAGACAACATCGTGGTCTGTGCAGGCCAGGAATCGCTGCGCGTGCTCGCGGCGGACCTCGAGTCCCGTGGCGTGCCCGCCGACGTGGTGGGCGGTGCGCTGGAAGCGGCCGAGCTCGACGCCAAGCGCGCCATCGACCAGGCGACACGGCTCGCGGCGGCCCTTTGA
- a CDS encoding wax ester/triacylglycerol synthase family O-acyltransferase, whose protein sequence is MTRISITDYAFLLTETADSPRHVGSLQIFRPPEGYAGDFVGDLIETLRRHKVGKPFNQRLKVSLTGMAQWVPDRNFDLDYHVRRSALPAPGSRRQLADLASRLHAFMLDREHPLWELHFVEGLDDGCFAIYTKIHHAYCDGATLVRLANASLSEDPNDPEVRAFWQMTGGAGEHPERDIRAALSGIGGGVKAALVMSKELSGIAGKMALDRLGMRKSALEVPFTAPRTALNGHITRARRIAGGSLEIERLKAAARLTGTTLNDVIVTLCDISLRRYLARYAELPRSPLVAQLPVNLRRQGENSSTNILGIIPVRLAGVSRNPLKRLREVHRSTTEMKDALFALSRETVMAYTLLIQGAAVVGDILHVSGLMPPAGNILISNLPGSPVKLYLRGARLEEIFPISTIPPDMVMNITVFSYAGKMFFGMIAGYEAMPHLPEMRTYMYEALEALEHEIEALLEGSPADDAAAAAGPAGAIAGKGQPGSTTAAPTPRRSPARRKTRSKTPARKPPAAKKPAARTAPPAQKSPARAMPAAKKPAKRKAAAKKKPSPAQ, encoded by the coding sequence ATGACTCGCATATCCATCACCGACTACGCTTTCCTGTTGACCGAGACGGCCGACAGCCCGCGCCACGTGGGTTCGCTGCAGATATTCCGTCCGCCCGAGGGCTACGCCGGGGACTTCGTCGGGGACCTGATCGAGACGCTGCGTCGGCACAAGGTCGGCAAGCCGTTCAACCAGCGGCTCAAGGTATCGCTTACCGGCATGGCGCAGTGGGTCCCGGACCGGAACTTCGACCTCGACTACCATGTGCGCCGTTCCGCCCTTCCCGCGCCGGGAAGCCGCCGGCAGCTCGCCGACCTGGCATCCCGGCTGCATGCCTTCATGCTCGATCGCGAGCATCCGCTCTGGGAACTCCATTTCGTGGAGGGCCTGGACGACGGCTGTTTCGCGATCTACACGAAAATCCACCATGCCTATTGCGATGGTGCGACGCTGGTGCGGCTCGCCAACGCTTCGCTCAGCGAGGACCCGAACGATCCGGAGGTCCGTGCTTTCTGGCAGATGACAGGTGGTGCCGGGGAGCATCCGGAACGCGATATACGTGCTGCACTCAGCGGCATCGGGGGCGGCGTCAAGGCTGCGCTGGTGATGAGCAAGGAATTGTCCGGCATCGCCGGGAAGATGGCGCTGGACCGGCTCGGCATGCGCAAATCGGCGCTCGAGGTGCCGTTCACGGCGCCGCGCACCGCCCTCAACGGCCACATCACCCGGGCGCGTCGCATCGCCGGCGGCAGCCTGGAGATCGAGCGGCTGAAGGCGGCGGCCCGCCTGACCGGCACCACGCTGAACGACGTCATCGTCACCTTGTGCGACATCTCGCTGCGGCGCTACCTGGCGCGCTATGCCGAGCTGCCGCGCAGCCCGCTCGTGGCCCAGCTCCCGGTCAACCTGCGTCGCCAGGGCGAAAACAGCTCGACCAACATCCTCGGCATCATCCCGGTGCGCCTCGCCGGCGTAAGCCGCAATCCGCTCAAGCGCCTGCGCGAGGTACACCGGTCCACCACCGAGATGAAAGATGCGCTGTTCGCCCTGTCGCGCGAAACGGTGATGGCCTATACGCTGCTGATCCAGGGCGCCGCCGTGGTCGGCGACATCCTGCACGTATCCGGCCTCATGCCGCCGGCGGGCAACATCCTGATCTCCAATCTCCCCGGCTCGCCGGTCAAGCTCTACCTGCGCGGCGCGCGGCTCGAGGAAATTTTCCCCATCTCCACGATCCCCCCGGACATGGTGATGAACATCACGGTGTTCAGCTACGCGGGCAAGATGTTCTTCGGCATGATCGCGGGCTACGAAGCCATGCCTCACCTGCCCGAGATGCGCACCTACATGTACGAGGCGCTGGAGGCGCTGGAACATGAGATCGAGGCGCTGCTGGAGGGCTCGCCCGCAGACGACGCGGCGGCCGCGGCGGGTCCGGCCGGCGCGATCGCCGGCAAGGGGCAGCCTGGTTCCACGACTGCTGCGCCAACGCCCCGCCGCAGCCCGGCCCGCAGGAAGACGCGCAGCAAGACACCGGCACGCAAGCCGCCGGCCGCGAAGAAACCGGCCGCGCGCACTGCGCCGCCTGCACAGAAATCACCGGCCCGGGCCATGCCGGCGGCGAAAAAGCCTGCAAAACGCAAGGCCGCCGCCAAGAAAAAGCCTTCGCCTGCGCAATGA